A single genomic interval of Perca fluviatilis chromosome 19, GENO_Pfluv_1.0, whole genome shotgun sequence harbors:
- the pprc1 gene encoding peroxisome proliferator-activated receptor gamma coactivator-related protein 1, whose protein sequence is MAARWGAGEETLTTCNMEFFPMDTLGETDGLHSAETLEALQSCLDPSILSIFEDTPTIETKGLDEESEATLLTALTEILDNVDDATLSPFDTLPDSDLLSGQKGRERSPLRRLLCLSRSPPEKDSLCSARALSTGKSLPRILADSLQRSDGEEEEDGSLTLSPVSQDSNPCSDLLHWEGLTLPLPVTFEQEVEDGVSISLGDLVRHMHPYCMSICMENDEGEQMLPEGGILLEVVDQGENGEPILAIPDMDLPVTLPLQEQASENEQEVFDEAEEVASDSSEHIVVDDEDEAPVKVAAPVTPCSDVKYDIIIKRQKEEIKEKSPSRRKKKKKCKEQCKPEPVNGRVLRSGTLRKTTQESLQKPEKRSVKEKKHKLPKVTLLTTPASSSVKPKKLNRCQTEKRTEITATTLLPERNVQVATSVSPRQETVLLNTSPEKSESTSLPTTLSSKQPDEMPKQSALAPEKLEDSSAAPSAVLPPVSAESPAAVSSPATPQTPPVSEALPHVAPAVSEPKPKSLSLAEYRRLRQQKKPAPVEKQDDNSTKWPSLPELPKELLPIPCLPDPSPKDLRRTNPQAEVEEVRPAWQPRGPCAPPTPEALLMPPAYMVASSSKISAVTPVPKQQTPEPSKPSLPQKPAPNSVKNVPTHQHTTAQPAVPCVPQSSGSPTSLIAAAQFVSSANGKCSPAHSKGKSGVDERPQSQPAFPKLIELTKTGPKSTTFKPTTETVSAPSAPQRTIVVSQKVPEVTASMSLNNSNAPDGKFFKPTANGTQLCSSPAIHPSDSQSLKVEPVVLETKKKPTTAVKLQRAKSPTQELIEAFTSEIGIQAADLTSLLEQFEETQAKGEQCVPEVSGRAAAVGNSSVELAPEKTIVERVRANDLSSTAALTPPATPPHQMWKPLAPVALLGKSKVAEASKSSPSKVIQIEARPLPSVRSRSKPTPAAATVAPELACMDHDYCLPNKGTSTGEPGKRWNVKRPSFITIKPIKQPSTTTTQTPSAALPSSAQSTTNPAVTTKTQEFPLTEPLDHRTDKIERSSVLETPDASPARQETDATVEEGSPRREHFGRSYRRHAASRTPSPRSSPKERTGGRCRKRRSHRSPSPISSGSESDSHSSRSNTPAKKRYRLRHSESSSSSSSRSSSRSSTSASCSPHRRWRYSYSSSRSGSWSASRSRSRSPQRRAQCSRSRRLYSPSSMSSYGHTATTNVEEVRRRKEKAIEDRRVVYVGRIRGTMTQKELKERFSLFGEIEECTLHFRDHGDNYGFVTYYDTKNAFTAIENGGKLRKPDELPFDLCFGGRRQFCKTNYADLDSNREYEPLPAKSKFHALDFDTLLKQAQQNQKR, encoded by the exons ATGGCGGCGCGGTGGGGAGCAGGCGAGGAGACTTTAACTACGTGCAATATGGAATTTTTTCCTATGGATACACTAGGCGAG ACTGATGGGCTGCACTCTGCAGAAACTCTGGAGGCCCTTCAAAGCTGCTTAGACCCCTCCATTCTTTCTATCTTTGAGGACACACCAACAATAGAG ACTAAGGGTCTAGATGAGGAGAGTGAAGCCACGCTGCTAACTGCCCTGACGGAGATCCTTGACAATGTGGATGATGCGACCCTCTCCCCATTTGACACACTGCCCGACTCAGACCTGCTGTCAGGTCAGAAGGGCAGGGAACGCTCTCCG CTCAGGAGATTGCTGTGTCTGTCCCGTTCCCCTCCAGAGAAAGACTCACTATGTAGTGCAAGAGCCTTATCAACGGGAAAG AGCCTCCCCAGGATACTGGCAGACTCTCTCCAGAGAAGTGatggggaggaagaggaagatggCTCCCTCACTCTGAGCCCAGTGAGTCAGGATTCCAATCCTTGCAGTGACCTGCTACACTGGGAAGGTCTGACCCTCCCGCTTCCTGTCACCTTTGAGCAGGAGGTTGAAGATGGTGTTTCCATTAGCCTGGGGGATTTGGTCAGGCATATGCACCCGTACTGTATGTCCATTTGTATGGAGAACGATGAAGGTGAACAGATGTTGCCTGAAGGAGGCATCTTACTTGAAGTTGTGGACCAGGGTGAAAATGGAGAACCCATCCTGGCCATCCCAGACATGGATCTCCCGGTCACTCTTCCCCTTCAAGAGCAAGCTTCAGAAAATGAGCAGGAAGTTTTTGACGAAGCAGAAGAAGTGGCCTCTGACAGTTCAGAGCATATAGTCGTTGACGATGAAGACGAAGCTCCAGTGAAAGTTGCAGCCCCTGTGACACCATGTTCAGATGTAAAATATGACATCATCATTAAAAGACAGAAGGAAGAGATAAAAGAGAAAAGCCCCTCtcggagaaaaaagaaaaagaaatgcaagGAACAGTGCAAACCTGAACCTGTGAATGGAAGGGTCCTAAGGAGTGGCACATTAAGAAAAACTACGCAAGAATCGCtccaaaaacctgaaaaaaggtcagtcaaagaaaagaaacacaaactcCCAAAGGTTACTCTTCTAACTACTCCAGCTTCTTCATCTGTAAAACCTAAGAAACTAAACCGATGCCAAACTGAAAAACGAACAGAAATCACCGCTACAACACTATTGCCTGAAAGGAATGTGCAAGTTGCCACATCTGTGTCACCTAGGCAGGAAACAGTGCTGTTAAATACTAGCCCTGAGAAGAGTGAGTCTACAAGTTTACCCACAACATTGAGCTCCAAACAGCCTGATGAAATGCCTAAACAGTCTGCTCTGGCTCCTGAGAAGCTGGAAGACTCATCAGCAGCTCCCTCTGCTGTCCTGCCCCCGGTGTCTGCAGAGAGCCCTGCAGCTGTTTCTAGTCCTGCAACACCCCAGACACCACCTGTTAGTGAGGCCCTCCCTCATGTGGCCCCTGCAGTATCAGAGCCAAAGCCCAAATCACTCAGCCTTGCGGAGTACCGGCGGCTCCGACAGCAGAAAAAGCCAGCTCCAGTAGAAAAGCAAGACGACAACAGCACCAAGTGGCCTAGCCTTCCAGAGCTTCCTAAAGAGCTTCTGCCCATTCCCTGCCTGCCTGACCCCAGCCCTAAGGATCTTCGACGCACCAATCCCCAGGCAGAAGTGGAGGAGGTCAGACCTGCCTGGCAGCCAAGGGGACCGTGTGCACCACCCACCCCTGAAGCGCTTTTGATGCCACCGGCCTACATGGTTGCCTCATCCAGCAAGATTTCCGCCGTTACCCCTGTTCCTAAACAGCAAACACCTGAACCTTCCAAACCTTCTCTGCCCCAAAAGCCTGCCCCTAATTCAGTGAAGAATGTACCCACACATCAACACACCACTGCTCAACCTGCAGTACCATGTGTGCCTCAGAGCTCTGGGTCTCCAACTTCTTTAATAGCTGCCGCTCAGTTTGTGTCGTCAGCAAATGGGAAATGTTCTCCTGCACATTCAAAAGGAAAGAGTGGAGTCGATGAAAGGCCCCAATCTCAGCCTGCATTTCCTAAGTTAATAGAGCTTACTAAAACCGGTCCTAAATCCACTACATTCAAACCCACCACTGAAACTGTGTCTGCGCCCAGTGCTCCCCAGAGGACCATTGTTGTTTCCCAGAAGGTGCCTGAGGTTACTGCTTCAATGTCATTAAATAACTCCAACGCACCTGATGGCAAGTTCTTCAAACCCACAGCCAATGGTACCCAGCTCTGTTCTTCTCCAGCTATCCATCCCTCAGACTCCCAGAGTCTGAAGGTTGAACCTGTTGTACTTGAAACTAAAAAGAAACCCACTACAGCAGTGAAACTCCAAAGGGCAAAGAGCCCCACACAGGAGCTGATTGAGGCCTTCACCAGTGAGATAG gtattCAAGCTGCTGATCTGACCAGCTTGCTGGAGCAGTTTGAGGAAACCCAAG CCAAAGGGGAGCAATGTGTGCCGGAGGTCTCTGGTAGAGCAGCAGCTGTAGGAAACTCAAG TGTTGAGTTGGCTCCAGAGAAAACCATTGTTGAGCGTGTGAGAGCTAATGACCTCTCAAGTACTGCAG CTTTGACTCCTCCAGCTACTCCTCCCCACCAGATGTGGAAACCCTTGGCCCCTGTGGCGCTGCTGGGAAAGAGCAAGGTCGCTGAGGCCTCAAAGTCGAGCCCCTCCAAGGTTATCCAGATAGAAGCCCGGCCTCTGCCCTCAGTCAGATCCCGCAGCAAACCCACTCCTGCTGCTGCCACTGTAGCCCCCGAGCTGGCCTGCATGGACCATGACTATTGCCTCCCCAACAAAGGCACTTCCACTGGAGAGCCAGGCAAGCGTTGGAATGTCAAACGGCCCTCTTTTATCACTATTAAACCTATCAAGCAACCCAGTACAACCACTACACAAACACCCTCAGCTGCTTTGCCATCATCTGCCCAATCTACCACAAACCCTGCGGTTACAACCAAAACACAAGAGTTTCCACTGACAGAGCCCCTGGATCACAGGACTGATAAAATTGAGAGAAGCTCTGTCCTGGAGACTCCTGATGCTTCGCCTGCTCGGCAGGAGACTGATGCTACTGTTGAAGAAGGAAGCCCCAGGAGAGAGCATTTTGGGAGGTCCTACCGCCGGCATGCTGCTTCTCGCACACCCAGCCCCAGATCTAGTCCCAAAGAGAGGACTGGAGGCCGGTGTAGGAAAAGAAGATCCCATCGTTCTCCCAGCCCTATTTCCAGCGGTTCAGAGTCAGACTCCCATTCCTCTAGATCAAACACACCAGCTAAGAAAAG GTATCGCCTCCGTCATTCTGAGAGTAGTTCCAGCTCCTCATCACGTTCCTCCTCTCGGTCCTCTACCTCGGCGTCCTGCTCCCCTCACAGGAGGTGGAGGTACTCGTATTCATCCTCTCGTTCTGGCTCTTGGAGTGCGTCCAGGTCGCGGTCTCGATCCCCTCAGAGACGAGCACAGTGTAGTAGAAGCAGAAGATTGTACAG TCCCTCATCTATGTCCAGTTATGGTCACACTGCAACGACAAATGTGGAGGAGGTGAGGAGACGCAAGGAGAAAGCCATT GAGGATCGCCGGGTTGTTTACGTTGGTCGAATTCGGGGAACGATGACTCAAAAAGAACTTAAAGAGCGCTTCTCTTTATTTGGCGAGATTGAAGAATGCACCCTGCACTTTAGAGACCATGG GGACAACTATGGGTTTGTGACTTACTACGACACCAAGAATGCTTTCACCGCCATCGAGAATGGAGGCAAGCTGCGCAAGCCTGACGAACTGCCATTTGATCTCTGTTTTGGTGGAAGGAGGCAGTTCTGCAAGACCAACTATGCTGACCTGG ATTCGAATAGAGAGTACGAACCATTGCCTGCGAAAAGCAAATTTCATGCACTAGACTTCGACACTTTATTGAAGCAGGCCCAGCAGAATCAGAAGAGGTAA